One Curtobacterium sp. BH-2-1-1 genomic region harbors:
- a CDS encoding amino acid permease, whose product MAQKLRIKSIEASLADSEEQGRSLKRSLKTFDIAAMGIAVAVGAGIFSVGANAAANFAGPGVIISFLLAAVTCGLAIMCYAEFASTIPVAGSAYTFTYATMGELLAWIVGWDLILETLTASAVIAKYWGIYLSTAFEVFGVDLPSTIQLGPIPFTWGPVLIVGIFTVLLAFGTRLSSRVSAVITVIKVAIVVFVIVAGAFFVKAANFTPFIPPASPARGSEGSVWTQSLVSWFTGSEPAQYGVFGLLAAASLVFFAFIGFDVVATSAEETENPQKTLPRGIFIGLGIVTLLYVGVSVVITGMVSYQRLAEEKTPSLASAFDIVGLPWAAGIIAIGSLIGLTTVVMVLLLGLSRIVFAMSRDGLLPRWFSKTNEKTQTPVRVQVVAGVVVALLAGFTAVDKLEGMINIGTLSAFVLVSIGIIVLRRSRPDAPRAFRVPWSPVLPIVSAVLCFWLMLNLEVETWLRFVIWLVVGFAIYFGYSRRNSRVGKGLQ is encoded by the coding sequence ATGGCACAGAAGCTCCGCATCAAGTCGATCGAGGCCTCACTGGCCGACTCCGAGGAGCAGGGCCGGTCCCTGAAACGCTCCCTGAAGACGTTCGACATCGCCGCGATGGGGATCGCGGTCGCCGTCGGCGCCGGCATCTTCTCGGTCGGTGCGAACGCCGCCGCGAACTTCGCCGGGCCCGGCGTCATCATCTCGTTCCTGCTCGCCGCCGTCACCTGCGGCCTCGCGATCATGTGCTACGCCGAGTTCGCCTCGACGATCCCCGTCGCCGGCTCCGCGTACACGTTCACCTACGCCACGATGGGCGAGCTGCTCGCCTGGATCGTCGGGTGGGACCTCATCCTCGAGACCCTCACCGCCAGCGCCGTCATCGCGAAGTACTGGGGCATCTACCTCAGCACCGCGTTCGAGGTGTTCGGCGTCGACCTGCCGAGCACGATCCAGCTCGGGCCGATCCCGTTCACCTGGGGCCCGGTCCTGATCGTCGGCATCTTCACGGTGCTGCTCGCGTTCGGCACCCGCCTGTCGTCGCGGGTCTCGGCCGTCATCACGGTCATCAAGGTCGCCATCGTCGTGTTCGTCATCGTCGCCGGTGCGTTCTTCGTCAAGGCCGCGAACTTCACCCCCTTCATCCCGCCGGCGTCGCCCGCCCGCGGCTCGGAGGGGAGTGTCTGGACCCAGTCGCTCGTGTCCTGGTTCACCGGCTCGGAGCCCGCCCAGTACGGCGTCTTCGGCCTGCTCGCCGCGGCCTCCCTCGTGTTCTTCGCGTTCATCGGCTTCGACGTCGTCGCGACCAGCGCGGAGGAGACCGAGAACCCGCAGAAGACCCTGCCGCGCGGCATCTTCATCGGCCTCGGCATCGTGACGCTGCTCTACGTCGGCGTCAGTGTCGTCATCACGGGCATGGTGTCGTACCAGCGCCTGGCCGAGGAGAAGACGCCGTCGCTGGCATCGGCCTTCGACATCGTCGGACTGCCGTGGGCCGCCGGCATCATCGCGATCGGCTCCCTGATCGGTCTGACCACGGTCGTCATGGTGCTGCTGCTCGGCCTGTCCCGCATCGTCTTCGCGATGAGCCGTGACGGCCTGCTGCCGCGCTGGTTCTCGAAGACGAACGAGAAGACGCAGACGCCGGTGCGCGTGCAGGTCGTCGCGGGTGTCGTCGTCGCGCTGCTCGCCGGCTTCACCGCGGTCGACAAGCTCGAGGGCATGATCAACATCGGCACCCTGTCCGCGTTCGTGCTCGTGTCGATCGGGATCATCGTGCTCCGTCGTTCGCGTCCCGACGCGCCGCGTGCCTTCCGCGTGCCGTGGTCGCCGGTGCTGCCGATCGTCTCGGCGGTGCTGTGCTTCTGGTTGATGTTGAACCTCGAGGTCGAGACGTGGCTCCGGTTCGTCATCTGGCTCGTGGTCGGGTTCGCGATCTACTTCGGGTACAGCCGTCGCAACAGCCGGGTGGGCAAGGGCCTGCAGTAG
- a CDS encoding LysE/ArgO family amino acid transporter, whose translation MTTLLPLLAGLGTGLALIVAIGVQNTYLLRLAVTSSVRVVAAAVVVCALSDAVLILAGVLGVGVVVERFPVALVVIRFVGAAFLVTYGVLAARRALWPSGAAMRVESAAADDGVPVATAAARRDISATVGAGRTRTAPPGPRRTDRTVTLRTAVVTMLLFTWANPHVYLDTLVFLGSVANQQGPAERWWWTVGAVLASCLWFGALGFGGRLLRPLFAKPLTWRVFDGLVALVMLGFGAALALGA comes from the coding sequence GTGACCACACTCCTCCCCCTGCTCGCCGGCCTCGGTACCGGGCTCGCGCTCATCGTGGCGATCGGTGTGCAGAACACGTACCTGCTCCGGCTCGCGGTGACCTCGTCGGTGCGGGTCGTCGCGGCCGCGGTGGTGGTCTGCGCGCTCTCGGATGCCGTGCTGATCCTCGCGGGGGTGCTCGGCGTCGGGGTCGTGGTCGAGCGGTTCCCGGTGGCGCTCGTGGTGATCCGCTTCGTCGGTGCGGCGTTCCTGGTGACCTACGGGGTGCTCGCGGCTCGGCGGGCGCTGTGGCCGTCCGGCGCGGCGATGCGGGTGGAGTCGGCGGCGGCGGACGACGGCGTGCCGGTGGCGACCGCGGCGGCGAGACGGGACATCTCAGCGACGGTGGGTGCGGGACGGACGCGCACCGCGCCTCCAGGACCCCGACGAACCGACCGCACCGTCACCCTGCGGACGGCCGTCGTGACGATGCTCCTGTTCACGTGGGCCAACCCGCACGTCTACCTGGACACGCTCGTGTTCCTCGGGTCCGTCGCGAACCAGCAGGGGCCGGCGGAGCGGTGGTGGTGGACGGTGGGGGCGGTCCTCGCGAGCTGCCTGTGGTTCGGCGCGCTCGGGTTCGGCGGACGGCTGCTGCGACCGTTGTTCGCGAAGCCGCTGACGTGGCGCGTGTTCGACGGGCTCGTCGCGCTCGTCATGCTCGGGTTCGGCGCGGCGCTCGCACTGGGCGCCTGA
- a CDS encoding LysR family transcriptional regulator ArgP, giving the protein MPRLQREHLETLLAAVDHGTLDAAARALSITPSAVSQRIKSMEQQVGRVLLQRTTPVRPTPDGEVVLRHARQARLLDEETTRALGGGDSVVPSIPLAVNADSLGTWFLDALALVRADTEVVFDLHREDQDRTAELLRAGTVMAAVTAEAEPVQGCSSVPLGIDRYRAVASPSFVARYLPGVDSEQRMTRLLDRVPLVDYDRDDDLQQGYLRRVLGHAPSGPRHFVPTSADFARAVSLGFGWGMLPEAQCLDALDRGDLVELTPGRRADVALWWQRWNLASPLLERVTEAVRATAAERLHPAGQAVAR; this is encoded by the coding sequence ATGCCACGACTGCAGCGCGAACACCTCGAGACCCTGCTCGCCGCGGTCGACCACGGGACGCTCGACGCCGCGGCCAGAGCACTGTCGATCACGCCTTCGGCGGTGTCGCAGCGGATCAAGTCGATGGAGCAGCAGGTGGGCCGGGTGCTCCTGCAGCGGACGACGCCGGTCCGCCCGACCCCCGACGGCGAGGTCGTCCTCCGTCACGCACGACAGGCCCGGCTGCTCGACGAGGAGACCACCCGGGCGCTCGGCGGCGGCGACTCGGTCGTCCCCTCGATCCCGCTCGCGGTGAACGCCGACTCGCTGGGCACCTGGTTCCTCGACGCGCTCGCCCTCGTGCGTGCCGACACCGAGGTCGTGTTCGACCTCCACCGCGAGGACCAGGACCGCACCGCCGAACTCCTCCGCGCGGGCACGGTGATGGCGGCGGTCACGGCCGAGGCCGAGCCGGTGCAGGGGTGCTCCTCGGTGCCGCTGGGGATCGACCGGTACCGGGCCGTCGCCTCCCCGTCGTTCGTCGCCCGGTACCTGCCGGGTGTCGACAGCGAGCAGCGGATGACACGGCTCCTCGACCGGGTGCCCCTCGTGGACTACGACCGCGACGACGACCTGCAGCAGGGGTACCTGCGGCGGGTGCTCGGCCACGCACCGTCCGGGCCGCGGCACTTCGTCCCGACCTCGGCGGACTTCGCCCGTGCGGTGTCGCTCGGCTTCGGTTGGGGGATGCTGCCGGAGGCCCAGTGCCTCGATGCCCTCGACCGGGGTGACCTCGTCGAGCTCACTCCCGGGCGTCGGGCGGACGTGGCGCTCTGGTGGCAGCGCTGGAACCTGGCCTCACCGCTGCTCGAGCGCGTGACCGAGGCCGTCCGGGCGACCGCGGCCGAGCGGCTCCACCCCGCCGGTCAGGCCGTCGCGCGGTAG